AGTAGAGATGATGGCTATTCATCCCGCTATGCACCGCCTTGTGCGCTTTTTCGTCCCAGCGGGCGGGCGGTAGCGGGCAGTGGCCCCCCAGGCGGTTAGGCTCTTGGCGCAAGGGTGAAGACCCTGCACTCCACGCGTCACATCCCAGAAGGAGATGCTCGTGCCGTCCATCGACGTCGTCGTAGCCCGGGAAATCCTGGACTCCCGAGGCAACCCCACGGTCGAGGTCGAGGTCGGCCTCGACGACGGCAGCACCGGCCGTGCTGCCGTCCCCTCCGGTGCCTCCACCGGTGCGTTCGAGGCCCTCGAGCTCCGCGACGGTGACAAGGACCGCTACCTCGGCAAGGGTGTCGAGAAGGCCGTGCTCGCCGTCATCGAGCAGATCGGCCCGGAGCTCGTCGGCTACGACGCCACCGAGCAGCGGCTGATCGACCAGGCGATGTTCGACCTGGACGCCACCCCGGACAAGTCCTCGCTCGGCGCCAACGCCATCCTCGGCGTCTCCCTCGCCGTGGCGCACGCCGCCTCCGAGGCGTCCGACCTGCCGCTGTTCCGCTACCTGGGCGGCCCGAACGCGCACCTGCTGCCGGTGCCGATGATGAACATCCTGAACGGCGGCTCGCACGCCGACTCCAACGTGGACATCCAGGAGTTCATGATCGCCCCGATCGGCGCGGAGTCCTTCTCCGAGGCCCTGCGCTGGGGCACCGAGGTCTACCACACCCTCAAGAAGGTGCTGAAGGAGAAGGGCCTGTCCACCGGCCTCGGCGACGAGGGCGGCTTCGCCCCGAACCTGGACTCCAACCGCGCCGCGCTCGACCTCATCCTGGAGGCCGTCAAGCAGGCCGGTTACACCCCCGGCCGGGACATCGCGCTCGCCCTGGACGTCGCCGCGTCCGAGTTCTACAAGGACGGCGCGTACGAGTTCGAGGGCAAGTCCCGCACGGCCGCCGAGATGACCGAGTACTACGAGGAGCTCGTCGCCTCGTACCCGCTCGTCTCCATCGAGGACCCGCTGTTCGAGGACGACTGGGACGGCTGGAAGACCATCACCGAGAAGCTCGGCACGAAGGTCCAGCTCGTCGGCGACGACCTGTTCGTCACCAACCCGGAGCGCCTGGCCCGCGGCATCGAGGAGGGCGCCGCGAACGCCCTGCTCGTCAAGGTCAACCAGATCGGCTCCCTCACGGAGACCCTGGACGCCGTCGAGCTGGCCCAGCGCAACGGCTTCAAGTGCATGATGTCCCACCGCTCCGGCGAGACCGAGGACGTCACCATCGCCGACCTGGCCGTCGCCACCAACTGCGGCCAGATCAAGACCGGCGCCCCGGCCCGCTCCGAGCGCGTCGCCAAGTACAACCAGCTGCTGCGCATCGAGGAGATCCTCGACGACGCCGCCGTGTACGCGGGCCGCAGCGCGTTCCCGCGGTTCCGCCCGGCGAACGACTGACGCCCGGCGTGTACGCCTGACGCGCCCGGGGCCGACGCCTCGTCGCCCCCGGTTGCGTACGTCCCCGGCCACGGTCCCGTACCGTGTCCGGGGACGTCGTACGTGAGGAGGGGCGAGCCGATGGGCCAGGACCGGGACCGGTTCTCGACCGCGACGAGGCTGCGGCTGCTCGGCGAGCAGACCGCCGCCCGCGTCTACCGCTCCCAGAACCGCCGCCAGGCGCGCCGCTCCCGGCTCACCGGCCGGGCCGCGTTCCTCGCCCTCGTCGTGTGCACGATGGTCGTCGCCCTCGCGTACCCGATGCGGCAGTACGTGTCGCAGCGCGCCGAGATCGCCGAGCAGGAGCGGCTCGCCGAGGAGGCCGCCGCCCGCGTCGAACGGCTCCGCGACGAGAAGGCCCGCCTCCAGGACGACGCCTACGTCAAGCGGCTCGCCCGCCAGCACCTCCACTACGTGATGCCCGGCGAGACGGCGTACATCATGAACGACCCCGAGGCGGAGCGGCAGCACCGCACCGACCAGGGCGGCACCGGCCGGCCCTGGTACTCGAACGTCTGGGACGGCGTGGACCGCGCCGACCAGCGCGCCCCGTAGCCGCACGCCCCCGTCCCGAACCACCCACCGACCCCCGAACCGCCCCGAGCGGGACCGAGCAGGATCAAGGCAGGCATGGAAACGCCCCCTCCGCAGACCGAACGCACCGAGCCGACCGAGGCCGATGTCGCGGCCTTCCAGGAACAGCTCGGCCGCCCGCCGCGCGGCCTGCGGGCCATCGCGCACCGCTGCCCGTGCGGTGAGCCCGACGTGGTGGAGACCGCGCCCCGGCTCCCCGACGGCACGCCCTTCCCGACGACGTACTACCTCACGTGCCCCCGCGCGAACTCCGCGATCGGCACGCTGGAGGCGAACGGCGTCATGAAGGAGATGACCGAGCGCCTCGCCGCCGACCCGGAGCTGGCCGCCGCCTACCGCGCCGCGCACGAGGACTACATCGCCCGCCGCGACGCCATCGAGGTCCTCGCCGGGTTCCCCAGCGCGGGCGGCATGCCCGACCGCGTGAAGTGCCTGCACGTGCTGGTCGCCCACTCGCTGGTCGCCGGGCCGGGTGTGAACCCGCTGGGCGACGAGGCGCTGGCGATGCTGCCGGAGTGGTGGGCGAAGGGCCCGTGCGTGAGCGTGGAGCGCGGCGCGGACCACGCGGGGGAGGCGGGCGAGTGACCAGGGTCGCGGCCATCGACTGCGGTACGAACTCCATCCGCCTGCTCGTGGCGGACATCGACCCCGAGGCGGGGACCCTCGTGGACCTGGACCGGCGGATGACGATCGTCCGCCTGGGCCAGGGCGTGGACCGCACGGGGCGGCTCGCCCCGGAGGCGCTGGAGCGCACGTTCGCCGCGTGCCGCGAGTACGCCGCCGCCATCAAGGAGCTGGGCGCCGAGCGGGTCCGGTTCGTGGCGACGTCCGCGTCCCGCGACGCCGAGAACCGCGAGGACTTCGTGCGGGGCGTGATGGACATCCTGGGCGTGGAGCCGGAGGTCATCACCGGCGACCAGGAGGCCGAGTTCTCCTTCACGGGCGCGACGAAGGAGCTGCGGGGCAGCGACGAGTACCTGGTGGTGGACATCGGCGGCGGCTCGACGGAGTTCGTCGTCGGCACCGGGCACGTCGAGGCGGCCCGCTCGGTGGACATCGGCTGCGTACGGCTGACGGAGCGCCATGTGCGCCACGACCCGCCGACCGAGGACGAGGTGGCCGCGATCCGCGCCGACGTGCGCGCGGCGATCGCCCTGGCCGAGGAGACCGTCCCGGTCCGCGAGGCCCGCACGCTGGTCGGCCTCGCCGGCTCGGTCACCACGGTCGCGGCCCTGGCGCTTCGCCTCGGGGAGTACGACTCCGCGGCGATCCACCGCTCCCGCATCCCGTACGAGCGGGTGGCGGAGGTGTCGGCGCGGCTCCGCTCGCTGACCCACGACGAACGCGCCGCCTTCCCGGTCATCCACCCGGGCCGCGTGGACGTCATCGTGGCGGGCGCGCTGGTCCTGGAGGAGATCATGACCCATGTGGCGGCGCAGGAGGTCGTGGTCAGCGAACACGACATCCTCGACGGCATCGCCTGGTCCCTGGCCTGACGGCCTACAGGTTGCGGTACACGTCCCGCCGGTCGCCTACCTTGACGACGAGGATGACGAGCTCGCCATCGTTGACCTGGTAGGCGACCCGGTAGCTGCCGACCCTGAGCCGGTAGAGCCCGGAGGGGCCGCTGAGCTTCTTGACGTCGGCGTCCTCGCGGTAGGGGTCGTCACCGAGTGCGGTCAGCGCGGCCAGGATGCGCATGGCGTCGGGGCGGCTGATGGCCCGGAGCTGCCGCTGCGCCGCCGCGGTGAACCGGAAGGCGTACTTCACGCCGCCTCGCCGTCCTGCTCAGTGAACAGGTCCGCCAGCAGTTCCGCCATCGTCACGGTGGCGCCGCCCTCGGCGAGCACGGCTTCGGCCTCGCGCGCCAGCATCACGTCGGCGGCCTCCTCCAGTGCCTCGAAGTCCGAGATCGGCACCACGGCCGCCACGGGGACGCCGTTGCGCGTGATGACGGTCGGGACGCCCTCTTCGGCGCGGTTGATGTGATCGGCGAGGTGGGCGCGCGCTTCCCGGACGGTCACGGTGTTCTCGGTCATGAGCGAAGTGTACGCGCGAGCGTGTACACCCCGCATCCGTGCCGGTTCGCGGGCGAACACGACATCCTCGACGGCATCGCCTGGTCCCTGGCCTGACGGCCGTGCTCGTCGCGTATCGGTGACGGGACCGCCCCCGCCCGGTCCTGTGGGACGGGCGGGGGCGGTACCGATCGGCCTTGTCCGAGGATCAGGAGTCGTAGGCGATCTTCAGGTCGGTGCCGAACTCGCCGTCCTTGCCGGGCGCCGGCGCGGTGCCTCCGGTCGGCTGGTCCGCGGCGGCGCTGCGGCTGATGCCGTCGAACAGCGCGTAGTTGAAGCGGAACCCGAGGTTCGCGGTGCCGGTCTTGCCGCCGACCTTCACGCGGAAGGTGCAGTTCCCCCAGAGGGTGTAGTCCTTGTTGCGCCGGTTGTTCTTGACCGACGAGTGCCAGAAGTAGTCGACCGGCACACTGGCGTGGCTGTCGTGGTAGGGCAGCTGCATGTGGCCGGCCTTGCAGGTCATCCTGCCCGTGGCGATGGCCTGGACCTTCGGCGAGGTGCGGAACGACCACGCCATGGTGGCGGGCTTGCCGACGGTCCCGGCCATGTTCACCTGCCCGGTGAACGTGCCGTTGGAGTCGGTCTTCTTGTAGTACGGGGCGGACATCTTGAAGGTGTGCTTCGCCTGCTGCGTGCCCGCGTGCGCGGGGGCCGAGGCCAGCAGCATCGAGGCGGCCAGAGCGGCGGAGCCGAGCGCGGCGGCGCGCCTGGCGGCTATGAGAGACATCGGATGGGTCCTGCTTCCGTCCATCCGCGCGGGCGTCGGCAACCAACCGCGGTCCGCGCGTGACTGGTGGATACGACCGGCGCGTTCCGGGCGGGACGATCAGGTGTCGAAGGTGATGTCGAGGCCGGACGAGTAGCCCGGACCCCCGGTGCCCCCGCCGTCCCCCGGCAGCGGCTCCGGCCCGGACGGCCAGACGCGCACAGCCCTCCAGCGGAACTGGTCCTGCTCGGCCCGCTCCGCCGTGAAGGTGACGGCCTCCCCGGCGGTCAGCGCGCGGAACCCCTCGGCCTCGACGGCCGAGTAGTGCGCCCACACGTCGTCCGGGAGGCCGGGCGTCACCAGGACGCCCCAGCCCTCCTCGCTGTGCCACTCCCGCACGTGTCCGTCGTACACGTCGTCAGGCGTCACGTCGGACACACTTCCCCCTGGTTCGATGAACGTCGCCCGGCAGTGCCGTGCCGCTGGTCAGGCGGCACACGACCGGTGTCCGAAACCGTATCAGCCGTCCGCGCGCGACCCCCAGACCACTGCGGCGCCCGGTCTGAGGGGCCCTCAGCCGCCGCCGGCTCCAGGGCGTCCGCGTACAGTGCGAAGAGCCGCGGGGCGGGGGCGTCGCCGGCCGGCCGTCCGGTGCGGAGGCGGCGCAGGCACGCGGCGGTCAGGTCGCGGGCGCGGGTGCCGGGCCACGGCTGGGGCAGGAGCTCGGGCGGCAGGAGCGGGTCGGGGGTCATCGCCGCGGTGAAGTGCGCGGCGAGTTCCACGAAGGTGGTCAGCCGTTCCGCCTCCGGCATCTCCGGCCCCCGCGCGAGCCGCTCCAGGCACCTCTCGGCGAAGGCCGCCAGGCGGGTGTGCCGGGAGGCGACCTCCTCCAGGGGCCACAGGGCGGCCGCCAGGGCGCGCGGTGCGGTGATGTCCCCGATCCGCAGGTCGCCACTGCTCAGGCAGGTGAGCGCGTCCAGGACGCCGAGGCGGCCGGCCTCGGCGCGGACGAGTCCGGTGACGGGGTTGGCGGTGACGTACAGGCCGCTCTGGACGGGCGCCGCGCCGAGGTGCAGCAGGCGCTCGCGCAGCGCGTCGCGGGCGGAGCGGCGGGTCTCGGGGATGGCGAAGGCGAACAGGTGCCAGGTGCCGTCCCACGGGGCGAGTCCCGCGTCCTGCCGGCAGGCGTGGCGTACGTACGCGGCGTCGGGCGCCAGGGACCCCGTGACGTCGGCGACGGCGCGGAGGGTGGCGCGGCGGCCGCGGCCCTCCTGGGTGAAGCGCCCCTCGTCGACGAGGCGTTTGACGCACAGCCGGACCTGCTGGCCCGTCATGCCGAGGAGCTCGGCGACGGTGTAGAGCTCACCGGCGTCGACGGTGCCGTCCTCGCGGACCAGGGCGTGCACCAGGAGCCGCGTGGGGATCTCCGGCCTGCCGTCCGGCTCGTCCGCCGCGACCGGGTCGCTGGTAGGGGCGTTCACCGCGTACGCCCCTTCCCGGACGCGTCCGCGGAGGTGACCGGGCGGTGCATGGTGGTGACCGCGCCGAAGCCCAGGGGACCGCGCAGATACGGGGTGCGCTCGGTGCGCACGGCGGTGAAGCCGTACCGCTCGTACAGCGCCCTGGCGCGGGGGTTGACGTCGATGACGTCCAGCCGGACCCGGCGGCAGCCGTGGTCGGCCGCCACCGCGGCGATCTCCTCCAGCAGCAGCCCGCCGATGCCGCGCCCGCGGTGGGCCGCGTCCACGGCGATGCCGTCCATGACGAGTTCCCCCTCCGCGGGCGTCCGCTCGAACAGGGCCAGGACCGCCAGGCGCGGCAGGCCGCGCAGCGGACCGTAGGCCGACAGCACGTCCCGCGCGCCGCCGCCCGTCAGCGCGCGGTCGCCGAGCCGGTACCCGGCGACGCCGACGACGCGGCCTCCCACGAGGGCGGTCACGCCCCGGTCGTGCCGCAGGTGGTCCGCGATGAACCGGCGCCCCGTCTCCGGCGGGTTCAGCGCGGGCGCGAGCTTTCGCCCGAAGGCCTCCCAGTACAGCGCCGCCACCCGCGCCTCCTCGCCCCGGGGCACCCCTCTGCGCACCGCCGTCGGGTGACCGCGCTTCGCCGTCTCCATGCCGCTCCCTCCGTCGCCGCACCGCTAGTGCGATCGAGTGTAGTACGTTCATTCTCGATACGAGCGTTTTTGGTAGGAGCGTTTTCTGTGGGGTGGGCATGTCCGTGGGACTCCAGGCGTCCGGGGGGCGCGGGCGGCGCGTGTGGCGCCGGACGCTGAAGGTGCTGGTGGGCGCCCTGGCGGTGGCCGTCGGGCTGGCCGGGCTGGCGGTGTGGCAGAACACCTACGCGCTGCGCGAGGAGCGGGTGTCGCTGCGGCACGACGGAAAGCTGCTCCAGGGCGTGCTGGCGCTGCCCGAGACGGGGGAGGGGCCGTTCGGCCTGGTCGTCTTCGTCCACGGCGACGGGCCCGTCGACGCGACCCACGAGACGTTCTACCGGCCGGTCTGGGAGTCCTTCGCCCGCGCGGGGTACGCCTCGCTGTCGTTCAGCAAGGCGGGGGTCGGCGGCTCCGAAGGCGACTGGCTGGAGCAGAGCATGGCGGACCGTGCGGAGGAGACGCTGGCCGCCGTCGCCTGGGCCCGCGGCCGCCCGGACATCGACGGGTGGCGCATCGGCCTGTGGGGCGCCAGCCAGGCCGGCTGGGTGCTGCCGAAGGCGGC
This genomic window from Streptomyces thermolilacinus SPC6 contains:
- a CDS encoding Ppx/GppA phosphatase family protein, which encodes MTRVAAIDCGTNSIRLLVADIDPEAGTLVDLDRRMTIVRLGQGVDRTGRLAPEALERTFAACREYAAAIKELGAERVRFVATSASRDAENREDFVRGVMDILGVEPEVITGDQEAEFSFTGATKELRGSDEYLVVDIGGGSTEFVVGTGHVEAARSVDIGCVRLTERHVRHDPPTEDEVAAIRADVRAAIALAEETVPVREARTLVGLAGSVTTVAALALRLGEYDSAAIHRSRIPYERVAEVSARLRSLTHDERAAFPVIHPGRVDVIVAGALVLEEIMTHVAAQEVVVSEHDILDGIAWSLA
- a CDS encoding GNAT family N-acetyltransferase, with amino-acid sequence METAKRGHPTAVRRGVPRGEEARVAALYWEAFGRKLAPALNPPETGRRFIADHLRHDRGVTALVGGRVVGVAGYRLGDRALTGGGARDVLSAYGPLRGLPRLAVLALFERTPAEGELVMDGIAVDAAHRGRGIGGLLLEEIAAVAADHGCRRVRLDVIDVNPRARALYERYGFTAVRTERTPYLRGPLGFGAVTTMHRPVTSADASGKGRTR
- a CDS encoding type II toxin-antitoxin system RelE family toxin; protein product: MKYAFRFTAAAQRQLRAISRPDAMRILAALTALGDDPYREDADVKKLSGPSGLYRLRVGSYRVAYQVNDGELVILVVKVGDRRDVYRNL
- the eno gene encoding phosphopyruvate hydratase, which produces MPSIDVVVAREILDSRGNPTVEVEVGLDDGSTGRAAVPSGASTGAFEALELRDGDKDRYLGKGVEKAVLAVIEQIGPELVGYDATEQRLIDQAMFDLDATPDKSSLGANAILGVSLAVAHAASEASDLPLFRYLGGPNAHLLPVPMMNILNGGSHADSNVDIQEFMIAPIGAESFSEALRWGTEVYHTLKKVLKEKGLSTGLGDEGGFAPNLDSNRAALDLILEAVKQAGYTPGRDIALALDVAASEFYKDGAYEFEGKSRTAAEMTEYYEELVASYPLVSIEDPLFEDDWDGWKTITEKLGTKVQLVGDDLFVTNPERLARGIEEGAANALLVKVNQIGSLTETLDAVELAQRNGFKCMMSHRSGETEDVTIADLAVATNCGQIKTGAPARSERVAKYNQLLRIEEILDDAAVYAGRSAFPRFRPAND
- a CDS encoding cold-shock protein, coding for MTPDDVYDGHVREWHSEEGWGVLVTPGLPDDVWAHYSAVEAEGFRALTAGEAVTFTAERAEQDQFRWRAVRVWPSGPEPLPGDGGGTGGPGYSSGLDITFDT
- a CDS encoding type II toxin-antitoxin system Phd/YefM family antitoxin, which encodes MTENTVTVREARAHLADHINRAEEGVPTVITRNGVPVAAVVPISDFEALEEAADVMLAREAEAVLAEGGATVTMAELLADLFTEQDGEAA
- a CDS encoding FtsB family cell division protein, with protein sequence MGQDRDRFSTATRLRLLGEQTAARVYRSQNRRQARRSRLTGRAAFLALVVCTMVVALAYPMRQYVSQRAEIAEQERLAEEAAARVERLRDEKARLQDDAYVKRLARQHLHYVMPGETAYIMNDPEAERQHRTDQGGTGRPWYSNVWDGVDRADQRAP
- a CDS encoding PaaX family transcriptional regulator C-terminal domain-containing protein, giving the protein MNAPTSDPVAADEPDGRPEIPTRLLVHALVREDGTVDAGELYTVAELLGMTGQQVRLCVKRLVDEGRFTQEGRGRRATLRAVADVTGSLAPDAAYVRHACRQDAGLAPWDGTWHLFAFAIPETRRSARDALRERLLHLGAAPVQSGLYVTANPVTGLVRAEAGRLGVLDALTCLSSGDLRIGDITAPRALAAALWPLEEVASRHTRLAAFAERCLERLARGPEMPEAERLTTFVELAAHFTAAMTPDPLLPPELLPQPWPGTRARDLTAACLRRLRTGRPAGDAPAPRLFALYADALEPAAAEGPSDRAPQWSGGRARTADTVSDTGRVPPDQRHGTAGRRSSNQGEVCPT
- a CDS encoding DUF501 domain-containing protein, whose amino-acid sequence is METPPPQTERTEPTEADVAAFQEQLGRPPRGLRAIAHRCPCGEPDVVETAPRLPDGTPFPTTYYLTCPRANSAIGTLEANGVMKEMTERLAADPELAAAYRAAHEDYIARRDAIEVLAGFPSAGGMPDRVKCLHVLVAHSLVAGPGVNPLGDEALAMLPEWWAKGPCVSVERGADHAGEAGE